Proteins from a single region of Dyadobacter fanqingshengii:
- a CDS encoding T9SS type A sorting domain-containing protein, which translates to MKKDFNFFGNSIILTWSMVLFFILNGFAQEAFKIKWSMDYTQSGVSNHVNFLPTDAVLAGGGNTNALNGGYGLGGATVAAYVVRPWPTNFSSGRYMEFKFTAKSFKYNITSISLRLRRSPDGPKQFKIRTSMDGFASDLTASTLANPSQFYTLSVPAGFNNLSENTFTFRIYGYGPTSIYGTLWFDEIMVNGDVLAIVLPIHLTFFKASVRQGKALLSWETTWEKNSEEFLIERSSDQNVFTQIASLPASGETQGRTRYEFMDETPAAGINHYRLRMTDQDGRFVFSALADVQIHSENASFYIAPNPASTTNISVFGKNIDPGALELTDLAGLRIVVKNEFNVQGFIDLLPVQALSPGLYLLSYHKNGRKEHAKVLVR; encoded by the coding sequence ATGAAAAAGGACTTTAATTTTTTTGGAAACAGCATCATCCTGACTTGGTCAATGGTGCTGTTTTTTATTTTAAATGGCTTTGCACAGGAAGCTTTTAAAATCAAATGGTCAATGGATTACACGCAAAGCGGCGTTTCCAACCATGTTAATTTCTTACCAACCGACGCCGTGCTGGCGGGTGGCGGGAATACAAATGCACTCAATGGCGGTTATGGACTCGGCGGCGCGACGGTGGCAGCATATGTGGTGCGCCCCTGGCCGACCAACTTTTCAAGTGGCCGTTATATGGAATTCAAATTCACAGCCAAATCATTTAAATACAACATTACCAGCATTTCCCTGCGGTTAAGGCGCTCGCCCGACGGTCCGAAGCAATTCAAAATCCGAACAAGCATGGATGGCTTTGCTTCGGACCTTACTGCATCCACATTGGCTAATCCCAGCCAGTTTTACACGCTATCGGTCCCGGCAGGTTTCAATAACCTGTCCGAAAACACATTCACATTCCGCATTTACGGTTACGGCCCGACCAGCATTTACGGCACATTATGGTTTGACGAGATCATGGTGAACGGAGACGTCCTGGCGATTGTGCTGCCCATTCATCTCACATTTTTCAAAGCGTCCGTACGCCAAGGCAAAGCATTACTTTCCTGGGAAACCACCTGGGAGAAAAACAGCGAAGAATTCCTGATCGAGCGCAGCAGCGACCAAAATGTATTTACACAAATTGCCTCGTTGCCTGCCAGTGGCGAAACGCAGGGTCGGACCCGCTATGAATTTATGGACGAAACGCCAGCAGCCGGAATCAATCATTATCGGCTCCGAATGACAGATCAGGATGGTCGTTTCGTATTTTCAGCCCTGGCGGATGTTCAAATACATTCAGAAAACGCTTCATTTTACATTGCTCCCAACCCAGCCTCCACGACGAATATTTCTGTTTTTGGTAAAAATATTGATCCCGGAGCCTTGGAACTCACAGATCTGGCCGGTTTACGTATAGTCGTTAAAAACGAATTTAATGTGCAGGGATTTATTGATTTACTTCCTGTTCAGGCGCTTTCACCCGGTTTGTATTTACTGTCTTATCACAAAAATGGCCGCAAAGAACATGCGAAAGTATTAGTTCGGTAA
- a CDS encoding enoyl-CoA hydratase/isomerase family protein, giving the protein MYQHLLFENTDGIAKITLNRPQVYHALSPALINEITIAVKAAESDDSVRVIIITGAGEKAFCSGADLKDVSDSGQTAGEILREYYNPMIQAIRTIPKPVICRLNGLAVGAGCSLALACDLVIAREEAYLSLLFVQIGLMPDAGATFFLPRLVGMARAFEIASTGRKVYAPEAASIGMISRSVPARDLDAEIEKTAAYYRNAPTQAIGAMKLVMNESFHSDLAKMQQHELENQERLFKTYDAQEGIASFLQKKSPDFQGR; this is encoded by the coding sequence ATGTATCAGCATCTTCTTTTCGAAAACACCGACGGCATTGCCAAGATCACGCTCAACAGGCCTCAGGTTTATCACGCACTTAGCCCTGCATTGATCAACGAAATTACCATTGCCGTAAAAGCCGCCGAAAGCGATGATTCTGTGCGGGTTATCATCATTACCGGAGCTGGCGAAAAAGCTTTTTGTTCCGGCGCAGATTTGAAAGATGTCTCAGATTCGGGGCAAACTGCGGGCGAGATTTTACGGGAATATTATAATCCTATGATTCAGGCCATCCGCACGATCCCGAAACCTGTGATTTGCAGGCTCAATGGTCTGGCGGTAGGAGCAGGTTGTTCGTTAGCATTGGCCTGCGACCTCGTCATCGCCAGGGAAGAGGCATATTTAAGTTTACTTTTTGTTCAAATAGGCTTGATGCCCGACGCCGGCGCCACATTCTTTTTGCCGCGTTTGGTCGGCATGGCCCGAGCCTTCGAAATCGCTTCCACCGGCCGAAAAGTCTACGCCCCCGAAGCCGCCAGCATCGGCATGATCAGCAGATCTGTTCCTGCTCGCGACCTGGATGCAGAAATAGAGAAAACCGCGGCCTACTACCGTAACGCCCCGACCCAGGCCATAGGCGCCATGAAGCTCGTCATGAATGAATCCTTCCATTCCGATTTGGCTAAAATGCAGCAGCATGAGCTGGAAAACCAGGAACGTTTGTTTAAAACTTATGATGCGCAAGAAGGAATCGCCTCATTTCTACAAAAGAAAAGCCCTGATTTTCAAGGCCGCTAG
- a CDS encoding serine hydrolase domain-containing protein, translating into MKINGLKPMLKKVQPKVWWAALAVLVILLVSWGLVRKKKSGPEEIMVDGKMVSSLDPVPVKNPDAATAAKIAKIEDIFRRKKRAGFNGNVLIVQKGQVLYQDSFGFAHLKKKDTLNSHSRFQLASLSKPFTAIAILKLVQEGRVSLDDSVQRFFPDFPYHGVKVDMLLSHRSGLPNYIYSFDDSVRHGKKYPDNLDIMDWYAKVVPTPTPYNRPGRSFNYCNTNYCVLAAIVEKVSGEDFGRYLYDQIFAPLGMTNSFLVTDTSSAAVQFRTDGHQFGRKLDKDYYDEVVGDKGLYSTTGDIYKFYNGLSKGLLLDKKLLDEAFKPRSFERAGIRNYGYGFRMHTKEDNTPRFIYHGGWWKGYNTMLWVCPEDEAVIIVLGNSYNRSTYDLKELLEVIHGPGKVEEIEKDI; encoded by the coding sequence ATGAAAATAAATGGCTTGAAGCCTATGTTGAAAAAAGTGCAGCCGAAAGTGTGGTGGGCGGCATTAGCTGTCCTGGTAATCCTCCTCGTTTCATGGGGATTGGTGCGAAAAAAGAAGTCCGGCCCTGAGGAAATCATGGTCGACGGCAAAATGGTCTCCAGTCTTGATCCGGTTCCCGTTAAAAACCCGGATGCAGCAACGGCAGCGAAAATTGCAAAAATCGAAGATATTTTCAGGCGCAAAAAGAGGGCTGGATTCAATGGTAATGTGCTGATTGTTCAGAAAGGGCAAGTGCTTTATCAAGATTCCTTCGGTTTTGCCCACCTTAAGAAAAAAGACACATTAAATAGTCATTCGCGTTTCCAGCTTGCGTCGCTTTCCAAGCCATTTACGGCCATTGCGATTCTCAAACTCGTCCAGGAAGGACGTGTTAGTCTGGACGATTCCGTGCAACGCTTTTTCCCTGATTTTCCTTACCACGGCGTGAAAGTGGATATGCTTCTGAGCCACCGCAGCGGACTTCCCAATTACATTTATTCTTTTGATGACAGTGTGCGCCACGGCAAAAAATATCCTGATAATCTGGATATTATGGATTGGTATGCCAAGGTCGTCCCCACTCCTACGCCTTACAACCGCCCCGGAAGGTCTTTCAATTATTGTAATACCAACTATTGCGTGCTGGCAGCCATTGTTGAAAAGGTTTCAGGCGAAGATTTTGGGAGATATTTATATGACCAGATTTTCGCTCCGCTGGGCATGACCAACTCGTTCCTGGTTACCGACACATCCAGCGCGGCCGTGCAGTTCAGGACGGACGGGCATCAGTTCGGGCGCAAATTGGACAAGGATTATTACGATGAAGTGGTCGGGGATAAAGGCTTGTATTCGACAACGGGCGACATTTATAAGTTTTATAATGGTCTTTCAAAAGGTTTGTTGTTAGACAAAAAACTGCTCGACGAGGCATTTAAACCAAGAAGTTTCGAACGCGCCGGCATCCGCAATTATGGTTACGGCTTCCGTATGCACACAAAAGAAGACAACACGCCGCGCTTCATTTACCACGGCGGCTGGTGGAAGGGTTACAACACCATGCTTTGGGTTTGCCCGGAGGATGAGGCGGTGATCATCGTGTTGGGAAATTCGTATAACCGCTCCACTTACGACCTCAAAGAACTGCTCGAAGTGATCCACGGACCTGGCAAGGTCGAGGAGATTGAGAAAGACATCTAG
- a CDS encoding complex I subunit 4 family protein produces the protein MIDHILTLLIAIPLLGAAAVAVWPAKKPENFRIIALVALALEVIISLFLYISFDNQNPGHQLSEVTDWITLPIGALGVVSIDYALAVDGISFPLVLLAVIVLFVGVISSWNVIQKSRAYFALYLLLTGSVIGCFLAQDFFLFYLFFEFMLLPMYFLIGLWGGPRREYAALKFFIYTFFGSLLILIVMIALYLSVIDPLETAKVVGILGIDDPIHPDLISQVQQWLIDGKIAPEQLVHTFRFAYLADPNNYIPGSLLSTASEYLIGNIPLRLLAFWFLFIGFAVKLPVVPVHTWLPDAHVEAPTPISVVLAGILLKIGGYGFIRIVDGFFPFEAQYSTIPLAVLGMISIIYGGFNALGQSDLKKMIAYSSVSHMGFVLLGVAAFTAEGINGAIYQMVSHGVLSAMLFILTGVVYDRTHDRRIDHYRGLIAVMPQYTIITGIAFFASLGLPGFSGFVGELFTLMGAFQSEALPVWIPALSTLGIVLAAAYFLWTYQRMFFGAFWYKNGSLHVLSDLTKRETAMLLPLVILTILLGLLPGILFDMTGPTVEAWLDGLR, from the coding sequence ATGATTGATCATATACTGACATTACTTATTGCGATTCCTTTGCTTGGCGCAGCCGCTGTGGCTGTATGGCCGGCCAAAAAGCCTGAAAATTTCCGGATCATCGCATTGGTCGCGCTGGCTTTGGAAGTAATCATTTCATTGTTTTTATATATTTCTTTTGACAACCAAAACCCCGGTCACCAGCTCAGCGAGGTTACCGACTGGATTACTTTGCCCATTGGCGCATTGGGCGTGGTTTCTATTGATTATGCCCTGGCGGTGGATGGCATCAGCTTTCCGCTTGTATTGTTGGCGGTGATCGTGCTTTTCGTGGGTGTGATCAGTTCCTGGAATGTTATTCAAAAGTCGCGAGCTTATTTTGCATTGTATTTATTGCTCACAGGCAGTGTAATCGGCTGTTTTCTGGCGCAGGACTTCTTCCTTTTTTACCTGTTTTTCGAATTCATGTTGCTGCCGATGTATTTTCTCATCGGCTTATGGGGCGGTCCGAGGCGTGAGTATGCAGCATTGAAATTCTTTATTTACACATTCTTTGGCTCGCTGCTTATTCTGATTGTGATGATTGCGCTGTATCTATCCGTGATCGATCCATTGGAAACAGCAAAAGTCGTAGGCATTTTAGGCATCGATGATCCCATCCATCCTGACCTCATTTCCCAGGTTCAGCAATGGCTTATTGATGGTAAAATCGCTCCCGAGCAGCTCGTTCACACATTCCGTTTCGCCTATCTGGCCGATCCTAACAATTACATTCCCGGCTCGTTACTGAGCACCGCTTCTGAATATCTGATCGGTAACATTCCATTGCGTCTGCTTGCATTCTGGTTCCTGTTTATCGGCTTTGCCGTGAAGTTGCCCGTCGTTCCCGTACACACGTGGTTGCCCGACGCGCACGTAGAAGCGCCGACGCCTATTTCCGTTGTGCTGGCTGGGATTCTTTTGAAGATTGGTGGTTACGGTTTCATCCGGATTGTGGATGGTTTTTTCCCGTTCGAGGCACAATACAGCACTATTCCACTGGCTGTTTTAGGCATGATTTCCATCATTTATGGCGGGTTCAATGCATTAGGACAAAGCGATTTGAAAAAAATGATCGCCTATTCCTCTGTTTCACACATGGGTTTTGTGTTGCTCGGAGTAGCCGCATTCACAGCCGAAGGCATCAACGGGGCTATTTATCAAATGGTAAGCCACGGCGTCCTTTCCGCCATGCTCTTTATTCTTACCGGCGTGGTTTATGACCGCACGCACGACCGCCGAATCGACCATTACCGCGGCCTCATCGCAGTAATGCCGCAATACACCATCATCACCGGCATTGCATTCTTCGCTTCATTAGGACTTCCCGGATTCTCAGGCTTTGTGGGAGAACTTTTCACATTAATGGGCGCATTTCAGTCCGAAGCATTGCCCGTCTGGATCCCCGCATTGTCCACATTAGGCATCGTGTTGGCAGCCGCATATTTCCTCTGGACCTACCAACGCATGTTCTTCGGCGCATTCTGGTACAAAAACGGAAGCTTGCACGTATTGTCCGACTTAACAAAAAGGGAAACAGCGATGCTGCTCCCCTTGGTTATATTGACTATTTTGTTGGGTCTGCTTCCCGGAATTCTATTCGATATGACCGGGCCGACTGTTGAGGCTTGGTTGGATGGGTTGCGGTAA
- a CDS encoding ATP-binding cassette domain-containing protein produces the protein MSIQVTNLTKLYGTQRAIDGISFSLKKGEIVGFLGPNGAGKSTTMKILTGYLKASEGTAKVSDYDVAEEPMPARRTIGYLPEHNPLYLDMYVSEFLLFSGKLYGMKSAELRTRVYEVIALCGLEAEKRKKIGQLSKGYRQRVGLAQSFLHNPSVLILDEPTTGLDPNQIQEIRDVIRNAGKDKTVLFSTHIMQEVEALCDRVIIINKGKVVSDSSLDELRKTGDSLEEIFRSLTK, from the coding sequence ATGTCCATCCAGGTCACAAACCTTACCAAGCTCTACGGAACGCAACGTGCGATTGATGGCATTTCTTTTAGTTTGAAGAAAGGGGAAATTGTTGGTTTTCTGGGCCCGAACGGAGCAGGGAAATCGACGACGATGAAAATACTAACCGGCTATCTCAAAGCTTCCGAAGGAACAGCCAAAGTGTCTGATTATGACGTTGCTGAGGAGCCGATGCCGGCGCGCAGGACAATAGGATATTTGCCAGAGCATAACCCGCTTTACCTGGATATGTATGTGAGTGAATTCCTTCTTTTTTCGGGAAAATTGTATGGCATGAAGTCGGCCGAATTGCGTACACGGGTGTATGAGGTCATTGCATTGTGCGGCCTGGAAGCTGAGAAGCGCAAGAAGATCGGTCAGCTTTCGAAGGGTTACCGGCAAAGGGTGGGACTGGCGCAGTCGTTTTTGCATAATCCTTCTGTGCTGATTCTGGATGAACCTACTACTGGCCTGGATCCCAATCAGATACAGGAAATCCGCGATGTGATCCGGAATGCGGGGAAAGATAAAACCGTGCTTTTTTCAACCCACATTATGCAGGAAGTGGAAGCATTATGTGACCGGGTGATCATTATTAATAAAGGAAAAGTGGTGAGTGACAGCTCACTAGACGAACTTCGGAAAACCGGCGATTCGTTAGAAGAAATTTTCAGGAGCCT
- a CDS encoding acyltransferase family protein, which produces MKDSPAPQRLLSLDTLRGFDMFWISGGEEIFAVLAKVTGWSWAIFMAHQFTHPDWNGFRAYDLIFPTFLFMAGVSAPFSLGSRLEKGIPPSELIRKVIQRGLILVLLGVIYNNGLFQTEWENMRYPSVLARIGLAGMFAQIIYLYTNKKTRWIWFAAILIGYYLFMKFYPVPGCGAGFLTIDCNPASYIDKMIIPGRLHLKIHDPEGLVSTIPAIATGLMGIFAGELLRTSEEVISKNNKVVYLVFAGVISLLVCVVWDYFFPINKNLWTSSFVLCAGGFSTLLLALFYWIVDVLNYRKWTLFFVVIGMNSIVIYMVGSFINFNYTAQALFGGILSYFPHTIEAVGEVIAYIMVQWAFMYLLFRNKLFLKV; this is translated from the coding sequence ATGAAAGATAGTCCTGCGCCGCAGAGGTTGTTATCGCTGGATACATTGCGTGGTTTTGACATGTTTTGGATTTCAGGAGGCGAAGAAATTTTCGCAGTGCTCGCAAAAGTTACCGGATGGTCCTGGGCCATTTTTATGGCGCATCAATTCACCCACCCCGATTGGAATGGTTTCCGCGCCTATGACCTGATCTTTCCTACATTTCTTTTCATGGCTGGGGTTTCTGCACCATTTTCGCTGGGCAGCCGATTGGAAAAAGGCATTCCACCTTCCGAATTGATCAGAAAAGTGATCCAGCGCGGACTAATCCTGGTTTTGCTGGGCGTGATTTATAACAATGGTTTATTCCAAACAGAGTGGGAAAATATGCGTTACCCGAGTGTTTTGGCAAGAATCGGTTTAGCGGGAATGTTTGCGCAGATCATTTATTTATACACAAATAAAAAGACGCGCTGGATCTGGTTTGCAGCCATTTTGATCGGATACTATCTGTTCATGAAATTTTATCCGGTTCCAGGCTGCGGCGCTGGCTTCCTTACTATCGATTGCAATCCAGCCAGTTACATTGACAAAATGATCATTCCGGGCCGGTTGCATTTGAAAATTCACGATCCCGAGGGCCTGGTATCAACCATTCCAGCCATTGCGACGGGGTTAATGGGTATTTTTGCGGGTGAACTTTTGCGGACAAGCGAAGAAGTTATCTCAAAAAATAACAAAGTCGTTTACCTGGTTTTTGCGGGAGTTATCAGTTTGCTGGTTTGCGTCGTTTGGGATTACTTTTTCCCGATTAACAAGAATTTGTGGACGAGTTCGTTCGTGCTTTGTGCGGGCGGGTTCAGTACATTGTTGCTCGCGCTGTTCTACTGGATCGTGGACGTGCTGAATTACCGGAAATGGACATTGTTTTTCGTGGTAATCGGGATGAATTCCATCGTGATTTACATGGTAGGCAGCTTTATTAACTTCAATTATACTGCCCAAGCGCTTTTTGGAGGCATACTCAGTTACTTCCCGCACACTATTGAAGCAGTTGGGGAAGTAATCGCTTATATCATGGTTCAATGGGCTTTTATGTATCTTTTGTTCAGGAATAAGCTATTTTTGAAGGTCTAA
- the nuoL gene encoding NADH-quinone oxidoreductase subunit L codes for MPDSAYFLPACLLLGLPFLGFLLLWLAGKGFNKAAGWAGTIITASGLVTSLLYADSQTLHVVSFHWLTIGDTSIDFPFRFDALTCMMLVIVHFVALLVQLYSTSYLRGDQNLHRYFAFIQLFLFSMIGIVLSGSLLVMYIFWELVGLSSYLLIGFWYFKPRAVWAAQKAFVLNRIGDAAFLTGILMLFYYIGSTDFEVLSMKIDSISPGILTAIGLCLFGGCMGKSAQFPLSGWLPDAMEGPTPVSALIHAATMVAAGIFLLARISFLLTFDAKLVITIIGTITMLIGAVRATQVWDIKRVLAYSTMSQLGLMVVAVGFGSWQTALFHLATHAFFKAGLFLSAGSVIHAVTPSDLGSDFDLQDMRTMGGLRKALPVTFICFSVCASALAGLPFFSGFLSKDAIITEGFLWAAELGALFYIFPILVILSAGLTAYYMTRQLWLVFFGENRFNATHIHPHESPAVMWLPMAILAVLSIFIWFSWNPFDAAGWFLAFIGQHSETHLVWVPVVASLTTFASIFLAYREIKTENPFGVNAVKATNASNVLQNFVWLRDYSNTQYFIIPFAFITKYLKIFEKRIIDSFVDSLAKMSVVLGHLIGWFDRFFVDGGVNLLVFSIKSGGQAVRNLQNGKIQSYFIVTAMGVFLLILWLVIL; via the coding sequence ATGCCCGATTCTGCATACTTTTTACCTGCTTGTCTGCTGTTGGGATTGCCATTTTTGGGTTTTCTTTTGCTCTGGCTGGCTGGAAAAGGTTTTAACAAAGCAGCAGGTTGGGCGGGCACAATTATCACTGCATCAGGGCTGGTAACCAGCTTGTTATATGCAGATTCTCAAACATTACACGTGGTCAGTTTTCACTGGCTCACAATCGGTGACACTTCCATTGACTTTCCTTTTCGTTTTGATGCACTAACCTGCATGATGCTCGTAATCGTGCATTTTGTGGCATTGCTCGTGCAACTTTATTCTACTTCCTATTTGCGTGGCGATCAAAATCTGCACCGCTATTTCGCATTTATTCAGCTTTTCCTTTTTTCCATGATCGGCATTGTGCTTTCGGGCAGCTTGCTGGTGATGTACATTTTCTGGGAACTGGTGGGGCTCTCTTCATATCTGCTCATTGGATTTTGGTATTTCAAACCTAGGGCCGTTTGGGCTGCGCAAAAGGCATTTGTACTTAACAGAATCGGCGACGCAGCATTCCTGACCGGGATTTTAATGCTGTTTTACTATATTGGTTCTACCGACTTTGAGGTGCTCTCAATGAAAATTGATTCAATTAGTCCCGGAATCCTGACGGCAATTGGCCTTTGTCTTTTTGGCGGTTGCATGGGAAAATCGGCTCAATTCCCGCTTTCCGGCTGGTTACCGGATGCAATGGAAGGTCCTACACCCGTTTCCGCGCTCATTCACGCTGCCACAATGGTTGCAGCCGGGATTTTCTTATTGGCAAGAATTTCATTTTTACTCACATTCGACGCCAAGCTGGTCATCACGATCATTGGCACCATTACCATGCTGATCGGGGCTGTGAGGGCGACACAAGTTTGGGATATCAAGCGGGTTTTGGCCTATTCCACCATGTCGCAGCTTGGGTTAATGGTCGTTGCAGTCGGTTTTGGAAGCTGGCAAACTGCTCTTTTTCATCTGGCAACGCACGCCTTTTTTAAAGCAGGATTATTCCTTTCAGCCGGTTCAGTCATTCACGCAGTAACACCGTCAGACCTGGGTTCCGATTTTGATTTGCAGGATATGCGCACGATGGGCGGTTTGCGCAAAGCATTGCCGGTAACATTCATTTGTTTTTCAGTTTGTGCGTCGGCATTAGCAGGGTTACCATTCTTTTCAGGGTTTTTATCCAAAGACGCGATCATTACCGAAGGGTTTCTCTGGGCAGCGGAACTGGGCGCACTGTTTTATATTTTCCCCATTCTCGTGATCCTCTCCGCTGGCTTAACGGCTTATTATATGACCCGGCAGCTCTGGCTGGTGTTTTTTGGTGAAAACAGATTTAATGCCACACACATTCACCCGCATGAATCACCGGCTGTAATGTGGCTTCCAATGGCCATTTTGGCCGTTTTGTCGATTTTTATCTGGTTCTCCTGGAACCCATTTGATGCGGCAGGCTGGTTTTTGGCATTCATAGGGCAACATTCAGAAACGCATTTAGTCTGGGTTCCGGTTGTTGCGAGTTTGACGACTTTTGCTTCGATTTTTCTTGCATACAGAGAAATTAAAACAGAAAACCCATTTGGTGTAAATGCAGTAAAGGCTACTAATGCTTCGAATGTGCTGCAAAACTTCGTGTGGTTAAGGGATTATTCCAACACCCAGTATTTCATCATTCCCTTTGCTTTCATTACAAAATATCTGAAAATATTCGAAAAGCGGATCATCGACTCGTTTGTCGATAGCCTTGCTAAAATGAGCGTTGTCCTGGGCCACCTTATTGGCTGGTTCGACCGGTTTTTTGTGGATGGCGGCGTGAATTTGCTGGTCTTTTCGATTAAATCCGGCGGGCAGGCAGTCCGTAACTTACAAAATGGCAAGATCCAGTCGTATTTCATTGTGACTGCCATGGGCGTGTTTTTATTGATATTGTGGTTGGTTATCCTTTAA
- a CDS encoding DUF3253 domain-containing protein, which produces MQHYEKIATTILSTAIHRGTEKSTCPSEIARMLFPDDWRKHMKDVRGVAIDLHNKGSIAITQKGIPVDVKNIKGPVRIKII; this is translated from the coding sequence ATGCAGCATTACGAGAAAATAGCGACAACCATCCTATCTACTGCCATACATCGTGGCACTGAGAAAAGTACCTGTCCTTCTGAAATTGCACGGATGCTATTCCCTGACGACTGGCGAAAGCATATGAAAGATGTACGCGGGGTAGCCATTGATTTGCATAACAAAGGTAGCATAGCAATAACACAAAAGGGAATACCTGTTGATGTAAAGAATATCAAGGGGCCGGTCCGCATTAAAATCATCTAA
- the asnS gene encoding asparagine--tRNA ligase has translation MGPLQIKDILQTSPENQSVTVKGWVRTKRESKNAIFIALNDGSTIHNIQAVAEPGQFSAELLSTVTTGSCLKITGQLVESQGSGQAVEVKIEDILVYGTADPETFPLQPKKHSLEFLREIAHLRPRTNTFSAILRIRHALAFAVHSYFNDGGFFYLHTPVITASDAEGAGEMFRVTTLDLNKLPRTEEGAINFKEDFFGREANLTVSGQLEGELGAMALSKIYTFGPTFRAENSNTTRHLAEFWMIEPEMAFFELEDNMDLAEDFVKKVISYALENCKDDLNFLQNRLAEEEKSKPQNERSIPLLEKLSFVVDNPFERLTYTEAIEILLKSKPQKEKKFQYPVGWGIDLSSEHERYLVEKHFKKPVILTNYPKEIKSFYMKLDDDGKTVRAMDVLFPGIGEIIGGSQREEDYDKLLGRVHEVGIDPQNLWWYLETRKFGTAPHSGFGLGFERLVLFVTGMSNIRDVIPFPRYPKSAEF, from the coding sequence ATGGGACCGCTGCAAATTAAAGACATTTTACAAACTTCTCCTGAAAACCAGTCCGTTACAGTAAAAGGATGGGTCAGGACAAAACGTGAGAGCAAAAACGCGATTTTTATTGCGTTGAATGACGGTTCAACCATTCATAATATTCAGGCCGTGGCTGAGCCTGGCCAGTTTTCTGCTGAATTACTAAGCACCGTAACTACTGGTTCTTGCCTTAAAATAACCGGACAACTTGTTGAATCACAAGGTTCTGGCCAAGCTGTTGAGGTTAAAATTGAAGACATTCTGGTTTACGGAACGGCCGATCCAGAGACTTTTCCTTTGCAGCCTAAAAAACATTCGCTTGAATTTTTGCGTGAAATAGCGCATTTGCGCCCTCGTACGAACACATTCAGCGCCATCCTGCGCATTCGCCATGCATTGGCGTTTGCAGTGCATTCTTATTTCAATGATGGCGGATTTTTCTATCTGCATACGCCTGTAATTACGGCCTCGGATGCAGAAGGAGCAGGTGAAATGTTCCGAGTTACGACATTGGATTTGAATAAATTGCCAAGAACCGAGGAAGGCGCGATCAACTTTAAAGAAGATTTTTTTGGTAGAGAGGCTAATCTGACGGTTTCCGGCCAGCTTGAAGGTGAGCTGGGTGCAATGGCGCTTTCCAAAATCTATACATTCGGTCCAACATTTCGTGCTGAAAACTCCAATACAACGCGCCATTTGGCCGAATTCTGGATGATTGAGCCTGAAATGGCCTTTTTTGAGCTGGAAGATAACATGGATCTGGCAGAGGATTTTGTCAAAAAAGTGATTTCGTATGCTTTGGAAAACTGCAAGGATGACCTGAATTTCTTGCAAAACAGGTTGGCAGAAGAAGAAAAGAGCAAACCTCAAAATGAGCGCTCGATTCCACTTCTTGAAAAATTGAGCTTTGTAGTTGACAATCCTTTCGAGCGCCTGACTTACACAGAAGCGATTGAGATTTTATTGAAATCAAAACCACAAAAAGAGAAGAAATTCCAGTATCCGGTTGGCTGGGGAATTGACCTTTCCAGCGAACATGAGCGTTATTTGGTTGAAAAACATTTCAAAAAACCGGTTATCCTCACCAATTATCCAAAGGAAATCAAGTCGTTTTACATGAAACTGGACGACGACGGAAAAACGGTTCGTGCGATGGACGTGCTATTCCCGGGCATTGGCGAAATCATCGGCGGAAGTCAGCGTGAGGAGGATTACGACAAACTTTTGGGCCGCGTGCACGAAGTGGGCATTGATCCGCAAAACCTTTGGTGGTATCTGGAAACCCGCAAATTCGGAACGGCTCCGCACTCAGGGTTCGGACTTGGGTTCGAGCGTCTGGTGCTTTTTGTGACGGGTATGAGCAACATTCGCGACGTGATTCCTTTTCCAAGATATCCGAAGAGCGCAGAATTTTAA